The following are from one region of the Chanos chanos chromosome 10, fChaCha1.1, whole genome shotgun sequence genome:
- the gypc gene encoding glycophorin-C, with protein MIITTAKPFNTSTESQPVDSTNKAEDNGYFDAILGVVITAVVLVLLCLVVVVLRYMYRHKGTYHTNEAKGTEYAETADAALRSDPALQDAMDENKKEYFI; from the exons ATGATCATCACTACAGCAAAGCCATTTAATACATCTACAGAAAGTCAACCAGTGGACAGTACAA ACAAAGCAGAGGATAATGGCTACTTTGATGCCATACTGGGAG TTGTCATAACAGCAGTGGTGCTGGTTCTGCTGTGCTTGGTCGTGGTGGTGCTCCGGTACATGTACCGGCACAAAGGCACGTATCACACTAACGAGGCCAAGGGCACGGAGTATGCCGAGACAGCCGATGCTGCGCTAAGAAGTGACCCTGCGTTGCAAGATGCCATGgatgaaaacaagaaagaatACTTCATCTGA